CGGCACGCTGGGCTTTGCATTTGAAAGGGGATGCGCTAAACTGACGGTCATGACGGGGCGGCCATGAGCGGGGCAGAGGCGGGCAGGGTGCGGGCGGCAGGCCAGCGGGGTTCACAGTGAAGGTCTTTGGCAGCGCCCTCGATTCGCTCGACCAGCGGATTTTGCAGGAAGTGCAGGAAGACGCCCGGCTCTCGATGCGTGAACTGGGGCGGCGGGTCGGGCTGTCGGCCCCCGCCGTCACCGAGCGGGTGCGGCGGCTGGAAGACAGCGGCGTGATCCTGGGCTACGGCGCGAAGGTGGCGAGCAAGCCGCTGGGCCGCGCCATCACCGCCTTCGTGGGGGTGCAGGGCAGCGGCAAGCGCGACCCCGAACTCGTTCGCTGGGCGCAAAACAACGACGGCGTGCTGGAATGCCACTCGGTCACGGGCGACAACTCCTGCATCCTCAAGGTGGCCTTGCCGGATGTGGCGGCACTGGAGCAGTTGCTGGGTGACCTGATCCAGATGGGCTTTACCTGCGACACTTCCATCGTGCTGAGCACTCCGCTGGAAGGCAAACGCCTGACGCTGCCCAAGTGACCGTATCGGAGTGACATTGCCGGAGCTGGCCTGCACTGACGTGGATTACCACCCGGACGGCAGCGCCCGCACCGCCGCCCTGCTGTTCGGCAACTGGTCAGACGCACGGGAAGCCAGGGCAATCCTTCACACCTCGCCGCAGGTGGCCGCTTACCAGCCGAGGGCTTTCTATCTGCGCGAACTGCCCTGTCTACTGGCCGCGCTGGAACCGCTGGCAGACCAGCTTGAAGTTGTCATTATCGACGGTTACGTGACCCTGGACGCTGCCGGACGGCCCGGTCTGGGCTGGCATCTGTTCAGGGCGCTGGGGCAGCGGGTGGCGGTGATCGGGGTCGCCAAAACTGCCTTTCAGGGTTCGGCCCACGCCCTGCCGGTGGAGCGGGGGCAGAGTCAGCGCCCGCTGTTCGTCACGGCGGCTGGGCTCGAACCAGCCCAGGCCGCAAGCTTTATTCGGCAGATGGCCGGGCCACACCGCCTGCCCACGCTCCTCAAACGGGTGGACCAGGCGTGCCGGGCCGCGCCCTGAACCTATCCCGCCTAAACTCACTCCATGCCCTTTGCCCTCTTCATGCCCACTGCCGAACAGATGTTCGTGCTGGACGTCCCAGCAGATACGCCCGCCGACGCCGAATTTTTCTTGCAGACCAATCTCTCCGGCTACGCGCCTGCCCGGCCGGAGTACCGCTTTGTGAATGGGATGCTGCGGGCCGAATTTCCGCTGGGAGCACTGTTGACTTACAAGGTCACACGGGGCAGCGCTGAGAGCGAGGAAGGCGATCAATGGGGTGAACGCAGGCCGGAGCGCCGCACAATCGTCGAGGGCGCGGCCACCCACCATCTCAGGATTGAGAGTTGGCAGGACTTGCACAGCGGCGCGGGCCGACCGTCCACGCTCGCGGCGGGCATCGAAACACTGAAGGTTCACAACCCAGAGCTAGACGACGACTTCACGGTGCTGGTCTGGACGCCGCCGGAGTACGCCGGGAGCACCGAGCATCTGCCCGTTCTGTACCTGCACGACGGGCAGAATGTCTTTGACGCGGCGACCAGTTTCGCAGGTGAAACGTGGGGGGCGGATATTGCAGCAAGCCAGCTGGCAGCTGAGGGTTTACCTTGCATCCTGGTGGCTGTATCGGTCAGAGAGAAGCACCGGGCCAGCGATTACGTTCCGTTTCCAATTCGGCACAACGACTTCAAGTCCACCGCACCCGCCTACCAGACCTTTCTGGCCCAGACGCTCAAACCGCACATAGATGCCCGCTACCGCACCCGCCCAGAACGGCAGCACACCGCGCAGGCGGGCAGCAGCTTTGGCGGCGTGGCCTCGCTCTACGGCACGCTGAGCCACCCGGACGTGTGGGGCACTTGCGGCGTGTTCAGCCCCAGCCTGTGGGTGCAGGACGGCGCACTGATGGACTTCGCCGGGCATCACCCCACGCGTGAACTGCGCTTGTATGTGGACATGGGCACGCACGAGGGCCTGTTCGTGGAGGACGCTGCCGCCGCCGTCCGGCAAACGCAGTGGTTCGCCGCCCGCAGCGCTTCCTTCGTGCACCAGGTTAATTTGCAGATCGGGATGGCCCACTGGCACGACGAACCGGCGTGGCGCTCCCGGCTGCCAGACTTTCTGCGCTGGTGGCTCACAGACCTGGGCTAGACCTGGCATTGTGAAAGCCCACCTTGGCATTTGACAAGTTTTTGTCACCAACACTCTAGCGACAGACGTGCAGAGAGCAACGCTTTTTTGCGCTTGAGAACGCACTTTACGGCCCGGAGGCGGCGTGTTAGCCTCAGAGGCTGTTTGAAGCCCGATTCTAGGGGTATGACCGTGTGCGTCGCCCGTCATCAAGCGCACAACCTATTCAGTAAAATACAGCTCCCAGCCGCATAAATGAAGCCCTCGGAGATTGGCATACACTCCTCGTAATCCACCTTCAGTCGTCTGAAGGTGAGGAGCCAGGCAAAGGTTCGCTCCACCACCCAGCGTTTGCGAACCACCTTGAACCCCTTCTCGCCTCGCCGTGCCATCTCCGCAGCCAATCGAAACTGCTCTTCAGTCGGTGTGTTGGTGGGCAACTGGGCGATGCCCCCGATGAGGGTGATGCCCTCATCGGGGCGACGAACCACTTCAACCTCAATCCCAGTGGTGGTTTTCGCCCAGGCTTTAAAAGGCCCACCCCCGTATCCTCCGTCCAGGTAGAGCTTTTTGACGAAGGGTGCGTCCGCTTTGAACGTATTGAGGACGAGCTTGAGACCTTCACGGTCATCAACGTTCGCGGTCGTCACGCGGCAACCGAGCAGGTTGCCGTCCGTATCCGTCGTGATGTGGCGCTTGCGGCCTTTGACCTTTTTGTTGCCGTCCCAGCCGCGATCCCCTTTTTTTGCGTCGTCTTGACGCTCTGGGAATCACCGACAGCGGCGGAAGGCTGAGCCTTCCGCCCTTTGCGTTCACGCTCGATCTTCACCAACGCTGCATTGATGGCCTTCCACACGCCTGTTTTCGACCAGAGATTGTGGTGGTAGTACACCGTTTCCCACTTGGGCAGATCGTGGGGCATCATTCGCCACTGGACGCCGCCTCGCAGAACGTACCGAATCCCGTTGACGATTTCCCGTCTGGGAACGGTTTCACAGAAGGTGCTCTCGCCTATCGGCGGCAAAAGTGGTTCAATGAGTTTCCACTGGGCATCTGTGAGGTCGCTGGGATAAAGCGGACGATCCATCAGGGCAGCTTAGCGAATTTGCTATCCCGTAGGCTTCAAACAGCCTCTCACCTCCACACCCGTCTGCCTTCTCACCCTTCCAAAGGAGCGTCACCGTGACCAGCACCCTCAGCCAGGGCTTTTTGCCGTTCGAGCACGAGCCGTACCACAACTTCAAAGACGAAACGGTGGCCGCCGAACAGCGTGCCGCCTTTGCCGATGTGCGCAAAAAGTACGTCGGACAAGTTTTTCCGCTGCTGATCGACGGGCAAGAAGTGACGGGCGGCGAGACATTCACCGTACACAATCCAGCCAACGGAGAAGCCCTCTGGCAATTCCAGAACGCCACCGCCGGGCAGCGCGACGCGGCCATCCAGGCGGCCAAAACCGCGTTTGAAAGCTGGCAGCACTCCGACCCGTTTCAGCGTGCCAGCATTTTCAAGCGGGCGGCGGAATTGCTGCGGGCCAGACGCCTGGAATTCAATGCCGTGATGACCCTGGAAAACGGCAAGAACTGGGCTGAGGCCGACGGCGAGGTGGCCGAGAGCGTGGATCACTTCGAGGTGTTCGCCCGCGAAACCCTGCGCTGGGCCGAGGGCAAACCTGTCTACCCGATGCCGGACGAGCACGTCACGACGCACTATGAGCCGCTGGGCGTGGTCGTCACCATCAGCCCCTGGAACTTTCCAAGCGCCATTCCGCTGGGCATGGGCCTGGGCGCACTGGCAGCGGGCAACACGGTCATCTGGAAGCCTGCCAGCGAGACCCCGCTGAGCAGCTGGCTGATGGTGGAGCTGCTGTTCGAGGCTGGATTGCCGCGCGCCGCCATTCAGTTTCTGACCGGCCAGGACGACGTGCTGGGCGACCCTCTCGTCGATCATAAAGACGTGCGGATGATCGCCTTCACCGGCAGCCGCGAGATCGGGTGCCGCATCTATGAGCGGGCCGCCAAAGTCCAGCCAGGGCAGAAGTGGCTCAAGCGGGTCATGGCCGAGATGGGCGGTAAGGACGCCACGGTGGTCTGCGCCGACGCCGATCTGGACGCCGCCGCCACCGGGATCGCGCAGGCCGCCTTCGGTTACTCGGGCCAGAAGTGCAGCGCCTGTAGCCGCGCCATCGTGGAGGAGAGCGTCTACGACGAGGTGCTGGAGAAGGTGCTGGCCCACGCCCGGAAGCTGAAAGCGGGATTACCGGAAGACGACGCCGATTACGGCCCGGTCATTCACGTGGGCAGCGCCGAGCGCATCCGGGGCTACGTGGATGCGGGCAAAGCGTCGGCCACGTTGCTGCTGGGCGGCGAGTGGGAGGGCGACAAGGTGCCGCCGACCATCTTCGGAGACGTGGCGAGCACCGACCCGCTGTTTCAGGAAGAGATTTTCGGCCCGGTGCTGAGCTTCACGCGGGCGCGGGACTGGCAGCACGCCATCGAACTCGCCAACGACTCGGACTACGGCCTGACCGGGAGTTTCTACAGCCGTGACCCGGCCAAGATCAGCGAGGCCCGCCGCCGCTTTCACGTCGGCAACCTGTATGTCAACCGCAAATGCACCGGGGCGCTGTCGGGCACCCACGCCTTCGGCGGCTACGGCATGAGCGGCACCAACGCCAAGGTCGGCGGGCCGGATTACCTGTTCTGGTTTTTGCAGACCAAAACGACGGCGCAGCGCTACTGAACAGTGTGGCTAATGGGCAGTGTGACTACTGAGAGAGGCGGCGGCCCAGCCACGCCCGCGCCGCCGCCTCCGAGGTCACGAAGCGCACTGCCGGGTGACGCGAATGCTCGTAGGCGAGTTCGGAGAAGCGCTCGCCATAAGCCGAGAAATCTTCCAGCACCAGCGCCACCGGGATGCGGTAGTTGACAAACTTCTGAAACAGCTCACCCGCCACGCCGCTGCCCAGCCGGAAGAACTCGGGGCCGAGGTCGGCTTCCGTCAGGATCAGACCGTCCACGCTGAAGGCCGTGCCGATCAGATCAGGTATGTCGGCCAGCGTGTCTACCCGCAACCCCAGTTCGCCCATACTTTTGATGTTCGGTTGAGCTGTCATAAACAGTGACCACCTCGCCGCTTTATTTTGCAACACTAAAGGCCATGACCACTCCCCCACCCGTCTCCACCCTCGCCCGACTGCTGCCGCGCCTCTACCGGGGCGGTCAGGCCTACGTGGGCGTCGAAGCCACCTTATCGGGCCTGACGGCGGCCCAGGCCGTGACCGTGCCGAATGGTGTGCCGCACAGCGTCGCGAACCTGCTGGCGCACATCAACTGGTGGAACCGCTGGATGCTGGACATCATCGAGACTGGCGCGCCCGTGCCGTATCCCAAGCACGCCAACGAAACCTGGCCCACCACGAAGGCTGAGAGCTGGGACAACCTCAAGACCGAGTTCTACGACCTGCTCAGCCGCATCGACGGCCACGCGGCGCGGCCCGACCTCCAGAATCCGGTCAACCACGACGAGACCATCGGGGAGTTGCTGGCCGACTTCGCCCTGCACACCGCCCACCACTTCGGGCAGATCATCGTGGTACGCCAGCTCATCGGGGCCTGGCCCCCACCAGGAGGAGGTGACACATGGTGAAGCCAACTCCTCTAGAAGCCGCGTCCAGCGTCTTTTATCGTTCATCCAAAACCTATCCCGTCGCCGTGCGGGCCGAGGGACCCTATCTGTGGGACGCGGCGGGCAAGCAGTACCTCGACGGCTCGTCGGGCGCACTCGTCGCCAACATCGGCCAGGGACGCGGGGAGGTGGCGGAGGCGATGGCCGGGCAGGCGCGGACGCTGGCCTTCGTTCACGGCTCGCAGTTTTCCAGCCCGGTGCTGGAGGAATACGCGGCGCGGCTCACCCAGTTCTGCGGGTTGCCGGAGTTTCGGTTGTGGGCGGTGTCGGGCGGCTCCGAGGCCACCGAGAGCGCCATCAAGCTGGCCCGGCAAGTTCAGGTGGAGCGCGGCCAGCCGGGGCGCTTCAAGATCGTCACCCGGCGGCCCAGCTACCACGGAGCCAGCCTGGGCAGCCTGGCGGCCAGCGGCATGGGGGCGCGGCGCGAACTGTATACCCCGCTGATGAATGAAAGTGCCTGGCCGAAGATGCCCAAACCTGACACCAGTTTGAGTGGTGAAGCCGACGCTGCGCGCCTGCGGACCGTGCTGGAAAGCGAAGGGCCGGAAACGGTGGCCGCCTTCATGGCCGAACCGGTGGTGGGCGCGTCCGACGCGGCACTCTCGCCCAACGCCGGGTACTACCAACGCATTCGGCAAATCTGCGACGAGTTTGGCGTGCTGCTGATCAGCGACGAGGTCATGAGCGGCATGGGCCGCTGCGGCTCACCGCTGGCGCTGGAGTTGTGGCACACCCGCGCCGACATCACGGTGTTGGGCAAGGGACTGGCCGCCGGGTACGCGCCGCTGGCCGGGGTGCTGGCATCACCGGAGGTGTACGCCGCAGTGATGGCCGGCTCGGGGGCCTTCAAGCACGGCTTTACCTACGCCGGGCATCCGATCAGCCTGGCGGCGGGCCTGAGCGTGCTGGACATTCTGGAGCGTGAGCAGCTGACGGCGCGGGCGAGCGAACTCGGCGCACGGCTACTCGCGGGCCTGCGCGAGTTGCAAACCCGCTTTCCCCACATCCTGACGGTGCGCGGCACGGGCCTGATGCTGGGTCTGGTGCTGGGCGACCCGCAAACCAAGCAGAGCTTCGAGACGCCGGGACTGGCCGCCCGACTCGGCGCAGCGGCCTTTGAGGCAGGCCTGATCGTTTACCCCGGCAGCGGCGCAGACGACAGCGTGCGCGGCGACCACCTGCTGCTCGGGCCGCCGCTGAGCCTCACCGACGCTCAGGCCGGAGAGCTGCTCGGCAAGCTGGAGCGGGCCTTTGCAGCGGTGCTGGGGCAATCCACGCTCAACTCGAAATAACCTGCCAGGCCGCCGCCACCGCCGCGCCGCGCTCGAATTTCGCGCCCAGCGCCGTGAAGGCGTCTTCCAGAATGCCCGCCACCGAGAGGGCGTCGTAGCGGTCGGCGTAGCCTAGCGTCGAGATGCGGAACACGGTGTCCTCGTGGGGAGCCTGACCCGGCAGCGCCCGCTGGTTCATGCTGGCGAGCTGCGCGGCAACCTGTAGACCGCCCAGGCCTTCCGGCGGCACCAGCACCGCCACCGCTGGCGACGGACGGCTGGCCCATGAGCGGCATCCCAGCGCCTCGCCCGCCGCGATCAGGGCGTCGTTCTGGCGCTTCTTCTCGGCCCACAGCACCTCCAGCGGCACGCTCAGTAGCCGGTCGAGCGAGGCGTCCAGCGCGTGCACCAGATTGATGGCGGGCGTCTGGGGGGTGTTGGCCTGCTTCTGGCCGCGCAGTTCGCGCTCCAGATCAAGGTAAAAGCCCTTGGGCGTGTCCTTGATCAGCCGGGCCTCGGCCTGCGGGCTGAACAGCACGAAGCCCAGGCCCGGCGGGGTGGCGGTGGCCTTCTGCGACCCCGAAACGATGATGTCCACATTCCAGTCCGCCGCCCGCAGTTCGGCCACGCCATAACTGGTCACCGCGT
This portion of the Deinococcus rubellus genome encodes:
- a CDS encoding Lrp/AsnC family transcriptional regulator, with the translated sequence MKVFGSALDSLDQRILQEVQEDARLSMRELGRRVGLSAPAVTERVRRLEDSGVILGYGAKVASKPLGRAITAFVGVQGSGKRDPELVRWAQNNDGVLECHSVTGDNSCILKVALPDVAALEQLLGDLIQMGFTCDTSIVLSTPLEGKRLTLPK
- a CDS encoding endonuclease V, with amino-acid sequence MTLPELACTDVDYHPDGSARTAALLFGNWSDAREARAILHTSPQVAAYQPRAFYLRELPCLLAALEPLADQLEVVIIDGYVTLDAAGRPGLGWHLFRALGQRVAVIGVAKTAFQGSAHALPVERGQSQRPLFVTAAGLEPAQAASFIRQMAGPHRLPTLLKRVDQACRAAP
- a CDS encoding alpha/beta hydrolase, translated to MPFALFMPTAEQMFVLDVPADTPADAEFFLQTNLSGYAPARPEYRFVNGMLRAEFPLGALLTYKVTRGSAESEEGDQWGERRPERRTIVEGAATHHLRIESWQDLHSGAGRPSTLAAGIETLKVHNPELDDDFTVLVWTPPEYAGSTEHLPVLYLHDGQNVFDAATSFAGETWGADIAASQLAAEGLPCILVAVSVREKHRASDYVPFPIRHNDFKSTAPAYQTFLAQTLKPHIDARYRTRPERQHTAQAGSSFGGVASLYGTLSHPDVWGTCGVFSPSLWVQDGALMDFAGHHPTRELRLYVDMGTHEGLFVEDAAAAVRQTQWFAARSASFVHQVNLQIGMAHWHDEPAWRSRLPDFLRWWLTDLG
- a CDS encoding transposase, which encodes MTTDTDGNLLGCRVTTANVDDREGLKLVLNTFKADAPFVKKLYLDGGYGGGPFKAWAKTTTGIEVEVVRRPDEGITLIGGIAQLPTNTPTEEQFRLAAEMARRGEKGFKVVRKRWVVERTFAWLLTFRRLKVDYEECMPISEGFIYAAGSCILLNRLCA
- a CDS encoding IS5 family transposase, producing MDRPLYPSDLTDAQWKLIEPLLPPIGESTFCETVPRREIVNGIRYVLRGGVQWRMMPHDLPKWETVYYHHNLWSKTGVWKAINAALVKIERERKGRKAQPSAAVGDSQSVKTTQKKGIAAGTATKRSKAASATSRRIRTATCSVAA
- a CDS encoding L-glutamate gamma-semialdehyde dehydrogenase, producing the protein MTSTLSQGFLPFEHEPYHNFKDETVAAEQRAAFADVRKKYVGQVFPLLIDGQEVTGGETFTVHNPANGEALWQFQNATAGQRDAAIQAAKTAFESWQHSDPFQRASIFKRAAELLRARRLEFNAVMTLENGKNWAEADGEVAESVDHFEVFARETLRWAEGKPVYPMPDEHVTTHYEPLGVVVTISPWNFPSAIPLGMGLGALAAGNTVIWKPASETPLSSWLMVELLFEAGLPRAAIQFLTGQDDVLGDPLVDHKDVRMIAFTGSREIGCRIYERAAKVQPGQKWLKRVMAEMGGKDATVVCADADLDAAATGIAQAAFGYSGQKCSACSRAIVEESVYDEVLEKVLAHARKLKAGLPEDDADYGPVIHVGSAERIRGYVDAGKASATLLLGGEWEGDKVPPTIFGDVASTDPLFQEEIFGPVLSFTRARDWQHAIELANDSDYGLTGSFYSRDPAKISEARRRFHVGNLYVNRKCTGALSGTHAFGGYGMSGTNAKVGGPDYLFWFLQTKTTAQRY
- a CDS encoding DUF4180 domain-containing protein; this translates as MTAQPNIKSMGELGLRVDTLADIPDLIGTAFSVDGLILTEADLGPEFFRLGSGVAGELFQKFVNYRIPVALVLEDFSAYGERFSELAYEHSRHPAVRFVTSEAAARAWLGRRLSQ
- a CDS encoding DinB family protein — encoded protein: MTTPPPVSTLARLLPRLYRGGQAYVGVEATLSGLTAAQAVTVPNGVPHSVANLLAHINWWNRWMLDIIETGAPVPYPKHANETWPTTKAESWDNLKTEFYDLLSRIDGHAARPDLQNPVNHDETIGELLADFALHTAHHFGQIIVVRQLIGAWPPPGGGDTW
- a CDS encoding aminotransferase family protein, which produces MVKPTPLEAASSVFYRSSKTYPVAVRAEGPYLWDAAGKQYLDGSSGALVANIGQGRGEVAEAMAGQARTLAFVHGSQFSSPVLEEYAARLTQFCGLPEFRLWAVSGGSEATESAIKLARQVQVERGQPGRFKIVTRRPSYHGASLGSLAASGMGARRELYTPLMNESAWPKMPKPDTSLSGEADAARLRTVLESEGPETVAAFMAEPVVGASDAALSPNAGYYQRIRQICDEFGVLLISDEVMSGMGRCGSPLALELWHTRADITVLGKGLAAGYAPLAGVLASPEVYAAVMAGSGAFKHGFTYAGHPISLAAGLSVLDILEREQLTARASELGARLLAGLRELQTRFPHILTVRGTGLMLGLVLGDPQTKQSFETPGLAARLGAAAFEAGLIVYPGSGADDSVRGDHLLLGPPLSLTDAQAGELLGKLERAFAAVLGQSTLNSK
- a CDS encoding alanine--glyoxylate aminotransferase family protein; amino-acid sequence: MTPPPHIPLNRPRLIAPGPVEVSPATLLALAQPQMHHRSPEGRAKFLETRGKLSRLLGDAFEAVIVTGSGTAAFEGALVSSVPAGAKVVNASAGKFSERWGEMAARLGYDVTSVQKPWGELLDAGEVAEACKDAFALTITHSETSTGALHDLQAIAAAARAVNPDLLIIVDAVTSYGVAELRAADWNVDIIVSGSQKATATPPGLGFVLFSPQAEARLIKDTPKGFYLDLERELRGQKQANTPQTPAINLVHALDASLDRLLSVPLEVLWAEKKRQNDALIAAGEALGCRSWASRPSPAVAVLVPPEGLGGLQVAAQLASMNQRALPGQAPHEDTVFRISTLGYADRYDALSVAGILEDAFTALGAKFERGAAVAAAWQVISS